The window GTGGGCGGGACTGGATGGGGGCGTGGTACCAGCTCCGTGGGCGGGACTGGGAAGGGGGCGGGGCCTAGGCTCTGTTGGTGGGCCGGGATGGGGGCGTGGCCTACACTTGTTCTGCGGACTGTTCTAGACCGAGGCTGTGGAATTAAGAAGTCAAATCTCTGCTCAGGAGAGGGCGGGTGACCCAGCTATGGAGACTTAGCATGGAGGGAATGATTTGAACCTGGACATGAGGACCCAGAGAGTAGGGCAGAGGGTGGAGTCTGTTGTGATGGAGACCCATTCTGCTCTGGGTCCGAAACCCAGCTCAGCCTCTCAGGCAGTGAGTGAGATCAGGCAAGGTGTCTTGATGAGCCCTGATCCCTCATCCTTGAGGCAAAGGATGAGGATGTAACTGGAGATGGTTGGGACTGAGGATGGAGCTGGGCTGGCAATGGGGATGGCGATGCGGATGCAGTTTCTGCGGAGCTGACCTGTCCTCTGGTCCTTAGCTCCTCCACCAGCAGCCCGAGTTTGTAGGGCCTTGACCTCAACCTACAGCCGGGCAGTCAGGTGATGGAGGCCACGTGCTCCGTTCCACGCCAGCATACAGCCGCTCCACCAACATCAACAACCTCATGCTACTCAAGCTGAATGCCGCAACCACCGTCAGACTGCATCGGCTCCCTCAGCATCACCTCCCAGTGCACCAGCCCGGGTGCCCCTGCCTCATccccagctggggctggaggaggaaaagggagccCTGACTTTGACTCTCACTGTGTCTCTGTGCTTGACTCTCTGCTCTCCTTATGGTGTGTCCCAGGCCAGTCCCCCAGTGCTGCAGTGTGTCAACGTGCGGGAGATGACCGAGGAGGTCTGCAAAGCCACCTACCCATTGCTCTGCCCTCCGGGCATGTTCTGTTCCAGCAGAGGCCAAAAGGCGAGGGGCCCTGCATGTCAGATCTGGGAAAGGCAGGTtcggggagaaaggaggagaccTGTACACACAGGGAGACGggagtggggcagagagaaggagagagtgagaacCAGGACCCCAGGATGGAGAGACACAAAATATGGAGACCCAGGGAGGTCCAACAGAAGGAGAGTGAGGCCCCATTCAGAAAAAgagggtggaagagagagaagtgggaggcagagggacGCGCGAGGCGGGAGGCataaagagagaacaaaatgGAGACAGTGGGATGGAGAGAAATGAGGGACAtcaaggggaaaggaggagggagatgcCCAaactgagatggagagagatggaggaagggagaaaatcagacgcagagaggcagggaaaagggtaaggaaaacaaagaaacagagggaACCAGaggtaaaacaaagaaacagcgAGAGAGAGACCAACACTGCGGGTCGCTGAGAACAGCACAGATTAAACTTCAGGACGAGCAAGGACAGGCAGACGGAGGAGGAACAGCTCGGGCGGGAGGGGGGCAGGAAAAGGAAGCAACTGAGCGGGCAGAGGGCGCCCAGGTTCTGGGACGGGACCTCTCGGGGGTGGGGGGTAGAAGTGGGAGAGGGCTGGGTTTGGGGGGAAAGATCTGTCCTGCCTGCCTTtgtcttctctcctgttttctcccgcttcctctcttctccatctctctctgttccCCCACCTTTGACATTCCGCCTGACTGGAATCTTggtccccctctccctctctcccagggaGATGCTGGAGCCCTCTGGTCTGGGGTGGGAGGATCCTGCCGGGCCTGTGCCCACGCGAGGGCGTCCCCGTGAGAAACCCGACACGCCAAAAAATCGGCACAAACATGTGCCCGTTCAGCAATTGGATCCAGGAACTCCTGCAGGCCGATTAAGGACGAATCCCAGGACCAAGGcgtctccagcctcccctccccgctGCCGCCAAGATCCACCCCTCTCCTCAGAGTTCCAGAATTCTGagtccttcccctcctcccacagccctccTCCGCCAGACCCCGGagtccccgcccccagccctctcAACCAGCCCAGTCCTCCCTCAAAGCCAGGAAACCGagtccccagctcctcctccagccccctcctcccccagaccCGGGAGTCTGGACCCCCAgaccctcctccctcagacccagggatccaggcccccagcccctcctccctcagacgcAGGAGTCcggagccccagcccctcctccagcctcctcctcccccagaccCAGGAgacctggcccccagcccctcctccctcagacgcGGGAGCAAACCTCCTACAGACAGGCGCACACTTGCGCCGTCTAGCGGCGGGACACTCCCACGACAAGAAGAGAGAGGCGGGTTTTCAGGCTCCGTTCCCTCCTGCTCCGCCCAGCACAGCCCAAGAAATAGTCTCAGAGAAAAACTAGGCTCTGCGTCGTCCGGCGTCTCCCTGCTCGGTGTCACACTCACACTAGGGCCTCACGCATCCGtttcctctccctgggcctcagtttctccatctgtcttGATAAGGGGGTTTCAGAAAAGGAGAGACCTTGCCTCTCAAAGTCCCGGATCTGCCACTGCCAGGCTATGTCATCTGAGACAGACCCCACGACCACCCCTCCCCAGGATTCTGTTCCCAGGGGAAACTGATAATAATGGCCCAGTATTACTCAGCACTGAATGCGTGCCAGGCACGGATTGCAGGCATTAACACCTCAAAACTCCCCAACAAGGCAGAAACGACTATCATTcccatttacaggtgaggaaattgaggcacagagacacCAAGTGGCTTGTCCAAAGACGCACAGCATTATATGTTGGaggcaggattcgaacccaggcggCCTAGCTCCAGAGTCAGTGTCTGAATCACGTCCTGCATTAACCGGTCTTTCAAGCGGCTGCCTAATTTTACGATTTACACACCTGCTCCATGTGGATTACCTCATCCAACCCTAGCTACCCCACCCTAAGACCCCTTCACAGACGAGCACCTCATAACCAGAGAGGTGGTGCTGTGCGCCCAAGGGGCAACAGGACTTGCCTCCCCCCTCAGCTCCTGCAGCCCGGGTGACCTTGAATGACCAgggcccgcccctcccccactgcctgcTCACGCGTCAAACCGGGTGGGATTAACAGTCGTGGTTCACTCCGTGTTCTTAGCTCCTTACACGCACTAACCCTTAGCTACTCCTCAAAATACTCTATCGGGGGTCCTCTGATTATCTGATTTTAAGGATGAGAAATTGAAGTACAGAGAAGTGAAGACATTTACCAGGATCTCCCAAATTAGCAAGTGTGGAGGGGGGGTCCGGGCCCAGGccgtctgactccagagccagcaCCCTGGACTGGCCCCATGAGGGATGGGGGCTGTGGTGAGACgaaaggagaagagggcagatGCCACATGGGGGTTCCCTCGGGCACCAGGAGTCCAGTGCCCCTCCCAGGGTGAGCAGGACGCAGTGACTGtctgcctgggggagggggctcaaGATGAGGCTTGTGGTAGTAGGGGGGTCCCAAAGGGCTTCAGATGCCAGGCTGAGGGCCGGGACCTTGTCCGGGGGGCAATGGGGAGTCATCACAGAAGGGCAGTGAGGAGAGGACGGATGGCTCAGCTCTGAGTGTAGAGAGACCCTCAGAGGCCACCTAGACTGGAAGGTGGGAGGACAGGAAGAGGCTGGGGTGAGGGTCTAGGGCAGAGGAGGGTGCCCGAAGTACGGCCAGGCCcaagggacagagaggagggaacgGGGCAGCAAGAGGCAGAAGCAAGAGGGCGCGGCTGGGGACTGTTGGGTGGTAGGGGATGAGGGGAAGAGGGGGCGCCCTGGGAGTCGGGCCACATGGCTGGGTGGACGGCCAGGCTGTCCCTGAGATGAGAAACATGGGAGGCAGAGGGTatggggaaaaggagaaatgagttAGGACACAGTGAGTGAGAAGGGCCTGGGGACACTGGGGAGGGGGGCTCCCGGGAGCAGGTGGCTGCCCCAGGCAGGAGCTCAGGGTCAGACGGAGGAGAACTGCCTGGTGGGGGCTTAAGTTCGAGAGAGTTGATGAAAgactctggggaggaggaggaacaagACAGAAGGCGGGACTGAGGCCGCGGTGGACGTGAAGGACATCTGAGGAGATGCCCGGGAGGACGTCGACGGCTCAGGTCTGACTCGCCAGAGTGGGCGGGAGGAGGGGCGCTGACGTCAGCGCGTGGGGGCGGGGCGCCCTCCCGGGGATCCCCCGAGCGCTCGGGGCGTGTGAGCCTGGGCCGCGCTGCCTCCGGGGACtccctcagtgtccccatctgtgtCACGGAGACTCTGTGCGTTAGTACCTGCCTCTGGGCGTTAGTGGGAGGAGCACGTGCGTCTACGATGGAAAATGCTTAGCCTGGCACCTGGGAAGCCACCCCACTGGCTCACCATCTTCCCTTCGCCACCGCCCAGCCCCAAAAGAGGGAGGTGGCTCAAGGGGTGGGGGCGAAGGGCCAACCAGGTGTTCCCAGAGTCAAGACACTGGATTCCTCTTTGCAACCTTTGCCTGTGacgcccctctctgggcctcagttccctccgtACTAGGGAGGAAGCCATAATAAccacctcacagggctgcagGAGGATAAATGAGATCATGGAAACAGGGACGGCTCAGCTGAAGCTGTGGCCCTCTGTAACGCCCACAGACTTTGAACACAGAATTACGGCgagatgaagggagagaggagttCTAGAATAGCTCCCAGCCCGGGAATCCAGAATGTCTGAAGGTCTGGGGGTTCCAGGACATCCGAAGATCTAGGGTTCTAGGATGCCTGGAGATCTGAGATTCTAGATTATTTGTAAATCTTGGCGTTCTAGAGCGTCCGAGGACCTAGACTTCCAGAATGTCTTAGGGCTAGAGATTCTAGAAAGCCTGGTATTCTAGAGATTTTGAGGATCTATGGTTCTAGAATGACTGGAACCCTAGGGTTCTGGAATAACAGAGGGCCTGTGGTTCTGGTCTGAAAGACATTTGGGAGTTTAGAGACCATCATTGCCCCATATTATCTGTGGGGAAGTCAAGGGCCAGGGACCCCTAGGCACTGGCCACTGATCTCCTGAACAGTCAGCCCTAATCATGCAGCCTCTTCCCATAAAGGTGATGGCTTTCCAGATGCAGGGAGGGGCCATACTGACAACAGAACCCATCCTTCACTGGGTGTTCTGAGGCTGATTCCTACTGCTCTCTGTGTATCCTCACTAGTTAAACAAGTCAGGATAGACTCTAGACAATTGTTCAGGGCCCTCCATGGACCCAAGATACTGGAGACAACTTCAAATTCCCAGAGCCTTGGGTCATCTTACTGATGCTATCCAGCCTCAAGAAGCAAAATCCAGATTTTAAGCCTCAGAAGCCAGAATCAAGACTGCAGGATCCAGAATGAAGGCTCCAGTCTCCCAGTCTCCAAATTCAGGCTCTAGAGTCAAGATTCTAAGAATCTCAGAATCACGGAAGCAAGGCCCGTGTCTCCCCATCCAGCCTCTTAAATGCACAATGGAGATTTGAAACTCTAGACTTCACAATCCAAAGTCAACCCATGAAACCTCAGAATCAAGACCCAGACTCTAGAATCCAAGTCTCAAAATTCAGAATCCAAAATCTGCCATTCATACTCCAGGCCCCAGGCTTCACACAGCAGATGTGAAGGTTTCCAATCTCAAGTCCTAGATTCCAAACACTAGACTTCAGACTCCTAGTCTAGACTCTAAATGTGAAGGCCCAGGATCTAGAATCCAAGCCTGAGACTTGTCATTCAAAAGCCACGTTCCAGGATCCAGATTCCAAACCCAAACTCCAGAACTCAGACTCCAAAATCCACATTCTAGACTTCAGGCCATGAATGCTCAAATCTAGACCCCCAAATTGAGAATCCAGAATTGGAGGTTCAGAATTGAAGATCCAGAACCAGAGATCTTGATCCAGAATCCAGAACCATAGATCCAGATCCAGAATCCAGAATTGGGAGGTCCAGAATCCAAGATCCAGAATTGAGAGGTCTAGATCCAGAATCCACTGTCCAGAATCCAGAATCAGAGATCTGAGGTCTAGAATCCAGAATTGGGCATCCAGAATCAGGGATCCAGATCTAGGTCCAGGATCCAAGATCCAGAATCCTCCTCCAGACACAAGAAGCATGACTCTAGAATCCAATTTCGACACTCCAGACCCCAAATTCCAGGTTACAGCCTCTAGACTCCGGGCTTTATATTTTGATATCCTCCtattttctgctctttccctcctgtctcctcctcctggaGTAACTGCCCCTGGCAGAGAATTCCACCTTGTAGACTCAGACAAAAGCTTGAGACTAATAAATGCTCAATAGGCATCATCCCCCCGCCCCACCAGCCACCTAGGCGTCCCTGCCTGTAAACCCAACTCTCAGTCACCTCCCACCTCATCCTACCCAACCCCACCCCAGATCGGGGTGGGTCTGGGAGCTTATAAAGGCAGGCATTCAGGTGCCTGCTCTCCTTTTTCTGGCATCCAAGCTGCCGCAGATGCTGCTGGAGGATCTGGAAGGGGGTAAGATCTTTGAGATAGGAGTGATGAGGCTGGGAGGCACAAGTCTGCCCCGGTCTAGGGGAGACACCGATGCCCTGATCCTAAGGGACAAACATGGATCACCCTGAGGGAGTTGAGTGTCAAGGGCACCTGGGTAGGTCTGTGTGTCCTTCACTGAGGCCCCAAGTTGAACCTAAACCAAGAAAATGTCCTGGAGATGCAAGAAGGACccgcggggggtgggggagggcgtGAATCCCCAAAAGCCGTTGTACCAGAGCCAAGAACAAGGTCAGGAGTTATCAGAGGTTCCGGTCAGCTCAGCACACCCTCCCTGAGGcgtcctgtgtgccaggccccaggctgggcagTACTGGGGACATAGAGAAACCCCGACATGAGTGTTGCTGGGGATCTGTGCTGTGGGACCCAGAAGAGATGCCGCTCAGGTATCAGGGCCTCTCAGAAGAGGTGGGGGGCTGAACCTCAGAGGGCAAATATGGATttggaaggggaagggaggaaggactTTAATTCATTCCCAAAGCTTGCTGAAGATGGGACCCTGcaccaggccatgctggggaTCCAGAGTCCAGTCAGGCTGAGCCTGCCCTCGGGAAGTCCTCAGTctggtgggggaggtgggcatCACTGAGAGGGGGAGCTCAGAAAAGGCCTCAAAGAGGAAGTGGATTCTGAAGGGAATGGCCTACCTGGGAGAAAGAACAAcctgagcaaaggcacagaggcatgaaattgcaagaaggaaaatggaagaattGGCTATGATCTGGCCAGAGGGGCTAGAAGGGGAGAAGCCACGCCTGTCCTCAAAAGTGGGGCTGGAATCTTATACTGGGGGTGCTGGAGATCCATGAGGGCGGTGAGTGGGAATATGGCCAACTCTGGCCATACAGGGGGACAGGCTAGGGGGTGCGAACATGAGTGGAAGGACAGATTGGAAGCTACCCAAGAGACTGGGACAGGGTCAGGGGAGACAATGTATCTTAAGCCAGGCTTTGGGGATCGAGAGAGATCCAGGAGGCAAGTGGGAGGGTGCTGGGGTCTCTTCCGGTGCCTGGGGAAATGGCAGATCCTTCAGAGATGGGGAACGCAAGAGGAAGAGCAGGTTGGAGGTGGAGAACAAAGATGGTGAAAGGAAGTTTCTTAAGCAACAGGTGGGATGAGTTTGTGTCTGGAAGGGaccaggtgggggcaggagggtccAGCCTCACCCTGGTTCGCTCTCTCCGCTCCTCAGACTTCAGCAGAGCCCTGATCCCTCTTGCACAATGTGGCTTCTCCTCACCTTCTACTTCCTGCTGACATCGGCAGGTGAGCTGGGCCAGGTTGGGTCCGGGGCTATGGGAGCTTGATGTCCCCTAACTCCCCCATCCTGAGCATATCTGGGCCCTGCAATCTGCCAGCCCCTCTCTGACCCGGAGACCATGTGATgatctctccctcactcccacccccacctcagccaCCAGCCCTTCCTGAGTCCTCAGCCCACCCCAACAGCTGtcaggggcctggggctgctcTGGAGTTCCCATGACAAGGAGCACGGCCCAGGGTGACACAGACTTGAGTTCAATTCTGGGGCTGCctcttccttgctgtgtgaccttgaggaaactacttcccctctctgggcctcaagtGCCTTCTCTGAAGGACAGACAGCACTACCTGTGAGTAGGATGATGAGGTTTCAACAGCATAATGTAGGTAAAGCTCATAATAAGCATTAAACAAGCGTTGAGAGGCCAAGAACACAGACTCTgcgtttgaatcctgcctctgccactttctagttaCTTACCGTCTCTGTGACTCAGGTTTTCCAACTGTACCATGGAGATGACAACAGACGCGTGAGGCACTAGAAGGTGCCTAGCTGGGCGTAGTGCCCTGTACGGATGTGTTAGCATTGCTGAGCGCTCAGTATATACCAGGCACAGTGCTCAGTGCTAGGATGCTCAGCTAATCCTCTATGGGTGGGCTCTACTGGCCTCAATTgacaggggagggggctgtggctcAGAAAGGGGCAGCCACTAGGTCAAGGTGACCCCGTGTGGCAGGAAAACTCCAGACCCCATTCAGCCACCACCCGTGGACAAATTAATTGTAACTTGATGCCTGTACCCTGGGGAAGTTGAAGGTAGACTTTCATTAACCCCCCCCTCACATGACCCTCGTCCCTGGGGGCCCCTCGGACCTCCCTCAGCCTGCCGCCAGCCTCCCCTCGGGCTCTCTCtgtgctctctcctccctgcctcctgcctgcctgctgcaCCCAGTTGGGGCCTCCGCCCTCCTCCGGCTTGGACTGGCCAAGCGCGGCCTCGGTGCCCAGCTCTTCAACCCACATCCTCTGTCCCTCGCAGGACACCCCACCCTTTTCTTGTTAAGCCCTTTGTCCACCACATCCGCCTTCCCCCTGCCTTGCGGGGGCCCCTGGCCCAGTTCCTGACTCTTGTGGGCAGAGTGTGGGCATTTGGTCCAGCTGTGCAAATCCTGCCCCAGTGTGGGTGTCTGTGTACCTGGCTGTGACCTTGAGGGGACATATCTACATTGCCCAGTGTAGGGAGTCATAGTCCTGTGACCTTGAAACATCCCTGTTTATGTCCTTGTGCATGGTGCtattctgtctgtgtgtgtgtgtggtgggtgtgCAAGGCCCTGTGTGTCCACATTTTGCACACCTGTACGAACCAGGTCCCCAGACACGAAACCGGATGAGTCACCTTGGACGTCAAGTGACTGATTTGGCGGCTGATCTAGAGATGGATAAATACATCCCGTCCTGGCTGCCTGTGTCTCTAGCTATGTGTCTTTGACCTTGACTGCCCAGCCGTGGGTCCAGGTGTCGCTGTGGGGTCTGATCTAGTGGCTCCACATCCAATGTTGGCCTCTGTCGGTGGTTATACCTTTGAATCTCCACAAAGAGGCTTGGGGATGAATTACAGTTTTGACCTTGGTTATCTTCATCTGGGTCTGCACACGTGTCTGGCTAACTTGGCCATATCTGAGTCCACAACCTGAACATCCACATATGCTGCGCATGTCTGCATAACCAAGTCTAttctcctttatttaaaatagctaaGATTTATTAGGCAGCTACAATGTGCcagaaaccacacacacacacacacagactcctattcaattcttacaacaaccccattttacagatgaggaaacagaagcacagagaggtcaaataGTTTGCTCAAAGTCCCACGGATAATATGTTTGGGCCCAGGGGACTGTATCACTCCAGGTTTTTAACCAAGATATTATAGACTGATGTCTGTGAACAAGTCTTAGGGGGCCTGAGTGCATATCGGTGTCTCTCCCCATGTACCTTTATTAAGGACCCCACCTTGTGTGTGCAGACCCCATGTACAAGTGTGTGCGTCTGTGACCTGGTATATGCAGACCCACACTATAAATTTAGGTCTGAGCTTCCGTGCCCAAATCTGCATCTGTGaacgtgtctgtgtgtgtgcacgcccACGTCTTAACTCTCCATGTTCATACCCCCATATGCACGTCTGTGCTATGATTCTTGAAGCTGCAACCCATGAACACGCAAGTGAGTTTCTGTGTAAAACACTGTCCATAGCAGTTCCTGAGTTTGCAAGACTGGTTGTGGCTGTCTGTTTCCCCATGACCTTGTGCGGCCACATCTGTGTCCTTGTATGACACACTGCTTTTGGCTGAGCTGTCCAGACTCTGGAGCCAAGACTGTGTGTCATACCTATGGAATGGCCACATCCATTTGATGTCTGTGACAGCTCAGTAACCTTGAGTGACTTGTTTCAAGGGGCCATCTGTCTGGACCTGTATCCATTgtccctgcctccactcccaATCACAGAGGACTTCTTGTCCTCTggtcctctcccctcctctctctcccagagTCCTGAAGCAAATGGGAGTGGGGCCGAGGGCAGGGGGACAGTTCTAAAGAAAACAAGCAGCAGCTGTAAAAGCTAAAAGAAAGCAGTGCTTAAAAATCAACAGCAGGGACATCTTAAGAAACTGGGGGAAGACATGagtgaaaaaatatgtaatgagGGCAGGGTGCGAGGAAAAGTACTTTGTCCTCAGGGATCCTCCTCtcccccctctcccagcctcacagGACGACAGTGACAAGATGCTGGAAGATGAGGAGTGTGCACCCCACTCCCAGCCGTGGCAAGCGGCCCTCTTCCATCGTGGACGTTTTAACTGTGGTGCTTCCCTCATCTCCCCGCGCTGGGTGCTGTCTGCAGCCCACTGCCAAACCCGGTATGAAGGCAGGGCTCAGGGTCCTGAGGGGGCGTGGCGGGAAGCGTCTAGGGAGCTGAGGATCTTGGATTCTGAGGAAGAAAGAGCTGGAGCCAGGGAGTGAGTTCCAGGTGTGTGCACGACTCTGGACACCTTGGTCCCTGAAGAGCAGAGGCTGGAACTATTGGCCTCAGGGCCTTGGGGAGAGGGGAACGGATATCCAGATTCCTAAAGGGTCAGGGGACCCCAGGTTGCCCGCTCTCTGATTTTTCCTGTCTACTCCTCACTCCACTTGCGGCTAAAACACTCGCCCGCACAGCTCCATGAGAGTGCGTCTGGGCGAGCACAATCTGCGCAAGCGCGATGGCCCCGAGCAACTGCGGGCTGTTTCTCGTGTCATCGTACATCCGGGCTACGAAGCGCGCGGCCATATCCATGACGTAATGTTGCTGCGACTAATCCGGCCCGCGCTCATCTCCGAGCAAGTGCGACCAGTGGCGCTGCCCACGCGCTGCTCTCAGCCCGGCGACGCCTGCCTGGTGTCCGGGTGGGGCCTGGTGTCTGGCGGCGGGCCTAGGACCACGGGGAGCTCGGTGCCCCAAGGTGCGTGAAAGGATGGAGCTGGATGCTGCGCCCCTAAGGACCGTGTTCCCGAGGCGTCTTGGGCGGAGGGGACAAGGGCCTGAAAATGTACGGGTTCGCTCCAAGCCCACTGTCCTCCCCAGTGAGTCTTCCGGATACGTTGCATTGTGCCAACATCAGCGTGATCTCGGCCGCATCTTGCAACAAGGCCTACCCGGGGTGCTTGATGGACACCATGGTGTGTGCGGGCGTGGAGGGCGGAGGCACGAACTCCTGTGAGGTCAGAGCCCGGGGGCCATGCCCGGAGGGGAGACGGAGCGGGGAGGGGAACAGGTGCTGGAGTTGGAATGGGGTCGCGTTTTGCCTGCTTGGGGCCGGAGAAGATCCGAGGGGTAGGTTTGGGGatggagaaagcagagcagtTAGAATGGGCGTGATATTGGAGTTGGGGTTAGAGACGGTGATAGGGTTGGGTTGTGTGTGTCGTGTGGAGTGTTGCTTGGTTTGGGATGGCGCGGGCTGGTGTGGAGAAGGGGAACGGGTTTGGTTTGATGTGAGGTGGGAAATGTGTCAGGGTTGAATTTGGGATGGGAGTAAATTTTGTTTGGGATGCCAAACACGTGACGACTGGGGTGGGTTGTATTGGAAGTGAAGATGGGCGTGGCTCTGGTTTAATTTCAAATGGGGAAGATGTGGGGTTGAGTTAGAGTGGCATGGGGTGGGGTTGGACGTGGGTTGGCTGAGTCGCGTTGAGTTGTGTTGGGTTTGGGTTGAGTCGGTTTGGGTTACATTGAGTTGGGGTGGGCTTGGATGTGGGTTGGCTGAGTGGCGTTGAGTTGAGTTGGGTTCTGGTTGAGTTGGTTTGGGTTACACTGAGTTGAGTTGGTGGCGTTGGACTGGATTTTGACTGAGATTGTGCATGATGATTAGGATGGGGATGAGGGCACTGGATCCAGAAGGTTCCCACTCAAGCTTCCTCTTCTTCTCACAGGGTGACTCCGGGGGACCCCTGGTCTGTGGGGGCGTCCTGCAGGGCATTGTGTCCTGGGGTGACGTTCCCTGCGACACTACCACCAAGCCTGGTGTCTATACCAAAGTCTGCCGCTACTTGGAATGGATCAGGGAAACCATGGAGAGCAACTGACTGTTCTGGCCTTACCACCGGTGTCCCTGACTGAGCAGAAGCTCCCACGGCTGGCCAGCAGCCCCATCCTGACCTGGGACAGAATTAAGCCATTCCACAAGACCCCATTTGTCCAAGGCCCAGATGCTAGCCAAAGACTTGTCCCGTCTGAGGCCAGAGCTGGCGCTCAAGGTCACCTGTTTAACACCAACATAACAGAGAGTGCTGATGCAAatttttctgtgactttcttCTGAGGGTGAAGGGAAATGGGGGCCAGAGACTGGGTGGGGACCTCAGAGCCACCGAACACTGTTCCTTTTCACCTACCGCCCTAATCCCTAGGTGAAGAGAAGAGGCTTGAAGGAGGACTCTGTTCATTCAACACCTAGgatcagctgtgtgatcttcagcAAAAGACCCAACCccactcagcctcagtttcctcatctgtaaaacggggatcgTATtgcttacctcatagggttgtaaGGATTGAATGAGGAAATTCATATGAAGTGATTCAAATAATGCCTGGCACTGGGAAAACACTATATATCTCTGGACCCTGGTGAAAGGACCCACCACAAAATAAATTATCAAGAatgacttcattttcttcaagaCTTAGTTCTGGGTTTCCTGGTAGCCATAGCAAAAAGGCAAATACTCTCCTTTGCTTAGGCAGGTTCCTGACCTACCGCGGAGGCTGGGACCCTGTAACCTGCTTGGATCTTACTGAAGAGCCAAGGGAACTTGTCGCAAGCCCATGGGTTTACCATTGAGGCTGCAGGAATCCAGTTCCTGATTCTCTTCAGAGATCCCAAATACATGACTTTCAAGGTCACTCAGTGTTGAAGTACGTGAACTTGGCTCCTCAGACCTAAATAATTTATTGTTGTGGGGGTGGATTGGAATTTGAGGAGAGGACGCTCTTGACCTTGGAGGGGAGATCGTTTGGGACTCCTGGGACTTTGGATGACGTAACCTTGAGCATCCGGATTTGGAGAATAAGGAGTGGGGGATGGTAATGGGAACCCAACATTGTTTGGCAGGAAGATTGATTTTGAAATCTAGGGAACTTATCCAGGGAAACCATTGAAATTCCACGTTCCGGATCCAGGATGCtaggatggtggtgatgggtaCCCTAAGCTTTTATCCTGAGAGGAGCAGGAATTTGGGGGCCCTAGATCCGAGTCTGGGAGTACAAGAATCAGAAAGCTATTTCAGGGGGAGCTG of the Equus quagga isolate Etosha38 chromosome 13, UCLA_HA_Equagga_1.0, whole genome shotgun sequence genome contains:
- the KLK15 gene encoding kallikrein-15 isoform X2, with amino-acid sequence MWLLLTFYFLLTSAASQDDSDKMLEDEECAPHSQPWQAALFHRGRFNCGASLISPRWVLSAAHCQTRSMRVRLGEHNLRKRDGPEQLRAVSRVIVHPGYEARGHIHDVMLLRLIRPALISEQVRPVALPTRCSQPGDACLVSGWGLVSGGGPRTTGSSVPQVSLPDTLHCANISVISAASCNKAYPGCLMDTMGDSGGPLVCGGVLQGIVSWGDVPCDTTTKPGVYTKVCRYLEWIRETMESN
- the KLK15 gene encoding kallikrein-15 isoform X1, whose protein sequence is MWLLLTFYFLLTSAASQDDSDKMLEDEECAPHSQPWQAALFHRGRFNCGASLISPRWVLSAAHCQTRSMRVRLGEHNLRKRDGPEQLRAVSRVIVHPGYEARGHIHDVMLLRLIRPALISEQVRPVALPTRCSQPGDACLVSGWGLVSGGGPRTTGSSVPQVSLPDTLHCANISVISAASCNKAYPGCLMDTMVCAGVEGGGTNSCEGDSGGPLVCGGVLQGIVSWGDVPCDTTTKPGVYTKVCRYLEWIRETMESN